The following are from one region of the Leucobacter sp. Psy1 genome:
- a CDS encoding dihydrodipicolinate synthase family protein, with the protein MTDQKPWHGVIVASALPFNEDLSVNYDKFAEHVQFLADNGCDGIAPNGSLGEYQNLSEEERARVITTAVEAAPEGFSVMAGVGAYGALQSLQWAEQAAEAGADCVMLLPPNTYRASREQVKHHYATVAKAGLPIVGYNNPIDTKVDLVPDLIAEIHDAGHMVGVKEFTGDPRRIYEIQELAPSIDILIGTDDSVLEVGIAGAVGWVAGYPNAIPQSTVELFKLATSGDVRDLERAQAIYRDLHSLLRWDTKTEFVESIKLSMDVLGLYGGPCRPPRLALPQDVADRIVADTKAAAAKGYDK; encoded by the coding sequence ATGACCGATCAGAAACCCTGGCACGGCGTCATCGTCGCCTCGGCTCTCCCCTTCAACGAAGACCTGTCCGTGAACTACGACAAGTTCGCCGAGCACGTGCAGTTCCTCGCCGACAACGGGTGCGACGGCATCGCCCCGAACGGGTCGCTCGGCGAGTACCAGAACCTCAGCGAGGAGGAGCGCGCCCGCGTCATCACCACCGCCGTCGAGGCCGCCCCCGAGGGCTTCTCGGTTATGGCCGGCGTCGGAGCGTACGGCGCACTGCAGTCGCTGCAGTGGGCGGAACAGGCCGCGGAGGCCGGCGCAGACTGTGTCATGCTGCTCCCCCCGAACACCTACCGCGCCAGCCGCGAGCAGGTGAAGCACCACTACGCCACTGTCGCGAAGGCCGGCCTGCCGATCGTCGGCTACAACAACCCGATCGACACGAAGGTCGACCTCGTTCCCGATCTCATCGCCGAGATCCACGACGCCGGCCACATGGTCGGGGTCAAGGAGTTCACCGGCGATCCCCGCCGGATCTACGAGATCCAGGAGCTCGCCCCGAGCATCGACATCCTCATCGGCACCGACGACAGTGTGCTCGAGGTCGGCATCGCCGGCGCCGTGGGCTGGGTCGCCGGGTACCCCAACGCGATCCCGCAGTCGACGGTGGAGCTCTTCAAGCTGGCCACCTCGGGCGACGTCCGCGACCTCGAGCGCGCGCAGGCCATCTACCGCGACCTGCACTCGCTGCTGCGCTGGGACACCAAGACCGAGTTCGTGGAGTCGATCAAGCTCTCGATGGACGTGCTCGGCCTGTACGGCGGCCCCTGCCGTCCCCCGCGCCTGGCCCTGCCGCAGGACGTCGCCGACCGCATCGTGGCGGACACGAAGGCAGCAGCCGCCAAGGGCTACGACAAGTAA
- a CDS encoding proline racemase family protein — MRTTRVFHAVDSHTEGMPTRVITGGVGVLPGETMAERRTWFMEHSDHIRTLLMTEPRGHASMSGAILQPATRPDADWGVLYIEVSGCLPMCGHGTIGVATVLVETGMVTVTEPVTTIRLDTPAGLVVVDVAVNDGRAEYVTITNVPSFIDRLDASVEVPGLGTVPYDLAFGGNFYAIVDLEQIGIEWRDDRANQGELLDAGLAIMDAINATDAPVHPERADIRDCHHVYLKAPGSTAERSRHAMAIHPGWFDRSPCGTGTSARMAQLHARGELPLDTDFVNESYIGSRFIGRLTGETTVAGRPAVIPTVTGRAWITGTAQYFLDPTDPFPEGFLL; from the coding sequence ATGCGCACCACTCGCGTCTTCCACGCGGTCGACTCGCACACCGAGGGCATGCCGACTCGCGTGATTACCGGCGGAGTCGGCGTCTTGCCCGGCGAGACCATGGCCGAGCGACGCACCTGGTTCATGGAGCACTCCGACCACATCCGGACGCTGCTCATGACCGAGCCGCGCGGGCACGCCTCGATGAGCGGTGCGATTCTCCAACCCGCGACGCGGCCAGATGCGGACTGGGGCGTCCTCTACATCGAGGTCTCCGGGTGCCTGCCGATGTGCGGGCACGGCACCATCGGCGTCGCCACGGTCCTCGTCGAGACCGGAATGGTCACGGTGACGGAACCCGTCACCACGATCCGCCTCGACACTCCCGCGGGCCTCGTCGTCGTGGACGTCGCCGTGAACGACGGCCGGGCCGAGTACGTCACCATCACGAACGTCCCCTCGTTCATCGACCGGCTCGACGCCTCGGTCGAGGTGCCCGGCCTCGGGACCGTGCCGTACGACCTCGCGTTCGGGGGAAACTTCTACGCCATCGTGGACCTCGAGCAGATCGGGATCGAGTGGCGCGATGACCGCGCCAACCAGGGCGAGCTCCTCGATGCCGGCCTGGCGATCATGGATGCGATCAACGCGACCGACGCACCGGTGCACCCCGAACGCGCCGACATTCGCGACTGCCACCACGTCTACCTCAAGGCACCAGGCTCGACGGCGGAGCGCTCACGGCACGCCATGGCCATCCACCCGGGGTGGTTCGACCGCTCCCCCTGCGGCACCGGCACCAGTGCGCGCATGGCACAGCTGCACGCTCGCGGCGAGCTCCCGCTCGACACCGATTTCGTGAACGAGTCCTACATCGGGTCACGCTTCATCGGCCGCCTCACCGGCGAGACGACGGTGGCCGGTCGCCCTGCGGTGATCCCGACGGTCACGGGGCGCGCCTGGATCACGGGGACCGCCCAGTACTTCCTCGACCCGACCGACCCGTTCCCGGAAGGATTCCTCCTGTGA
- a CDS encoding ornithine cyclodeaminase family protein, with amino-acid sequence MTLPYFDAEAVLETLTFARAMDAVEEALRNDVDPELDGPRLFSPAPDGEFLLMPAQGARFSGLKALTVAPQNPARGLEKIQGLYILLDSGTLAPAAIMEGSSLTAIRTPAVAISAVRQLAALAPAGAEVPTSPQVLVFGAGTQGRGSVLAARSVFPDATFGVVGRSAERVSQLQSDLASHGIDIVDRGNDAEAAVRAADIIICATTASTPLFDGSLVRDTAIVVAIGTHGRDLRELDDALITRADLVVEGRASAERENGNLATALGPAEWVSNPPPNLRDLATGAVTRRPGHPAVYTGVGMSWEDLVCATVVFTEGTPTR; translated from the coding sequence GTGACGCTGCCGTACTTCGATGCCGAAGCCGTGCTCGAGACGCTCACCTTCGCACGCGCCATGGACGCCGTCGAGGAGGCGCTGCGGAACGACGTCGACCCTGAACTCGACGGCCCGCGCCTGTTCAGTCCGGCTCCGGACGGCGAGTTCCTGCTCATGCCCGCCCAGGGCGCGCGTTTCAGCGGCCTGAAGGCGCTCACCGTCGCGCCGCAGAACCCGGCGCGCGGTCTCGAGAAGATCCAGGGACTCTACATTCTGCTCGACTCCGGCACGCTGGCGCCCGCCGCCATCATGGAGGGATCGAGCCTCACGGCGATCCGCACCCCCGCGGTCGCGATCAGTGCCGTACGGCAGCTCGCCGCTCTCGCGCCCGCCGGCGCCGAAGTGCCCACGAGCCCGCAGGTTCTCGTCTTCGGAGCGGGCACCCAGGGGCGGGGTTCGGTGCTCGCCGCACGCAGCGTCTTCCCCGACGCGACCTTCGGCGTCGTCGGCCGCAGTGCGGAGCGCGTCTCCCAGCTGCAGAGCGACCTCGCATCCCACGGCATCGACATCGTCGACCGAGGGAACGACGCCGAGGCAGCGGTGCGCGCCGCCGACATCATCATCTGCGCGACCACCGCGAGCACCCCGCTCTTCGACGGCTCGCTCGTGCGCGACACCGCGATCGTCGTCGCCATCGGCACGCACGGGCGCGACCTCCGCGAGCTCGACGACGCGCTCATCACCCGAGCCGATCTCGTCGTCGAGGGCCGCGCGTCGGCCGAGCGTGAGAACGGGAACCTCGCGACCGCGCTCGGGCCAGCGGAATGGGTCTCGAATCCGCCGCCCAACCTCCGCGACCTCGCGACCGGGGCCGTCACCCGCCGCCCAGGGCACCCAGCCGTCTACACCGGCGTCGGCATGTCGTGGGAGGATCTGGTATGCGCGACGGTCGTGTTCACCGAGGGCACGCCCACCCGGTAG
- a CDS encoding GntR family transcriptional regulator, which yields MPTLSQLKRPMNLRETVLDQLRTAIITGELAEGVLVSAPTLGQQLGVSATPVREAMMDLAREGLVETVKNKGFRVTQMSEKDLDDLAQIRQLLEPPTMHDVVGRIPDEAFDELIALADRCAEGAAGEDLVEYLRNDRAFHALVLSFAGNRQLTDLATSLRSRTRLYGITALAHDGRLTASAHEHHELVRLLRDGDGDGAEALMRSHIGHARSLWATGGEGRTPEDSATADTPPGEAT from the coding sequence GTGCCCACGCTCAGTCAGCTCAAGCGTCCGATGAACCTGCGCGAGACGGTGCTCGACCAGTTGCGCACCGCCATCATCACCGGCGAACTCGCCGAGGGTGTCCTGGTGTCCGCCCCGACGCTCGGACAGCAGCTCGGCGTCTCCGCGACCCCCGTGCGCGAGGCGATGATGGATCTCGCACGTGAAGGACTCGTCGAGACCGTCAAGAACAAGGGGTTCCGGGTGACCCAGATGAGCGAGAAGGATCTCGACGACCTCGCCCAGATTCGGCAGCTGCTCGAGCCGCCGACGATGCACGACGTCGTCGGCCGGATCCCCGACGAGGCCTTCGACGAGCTCATCGCACTCGCCGACCGCTGCGCGGAGGGCGCCGCCGGCGAAGACCTCGTCGAGTACCTGCGCAACGATCGCGCCTTCCACGCGCTCGTCCTCTCCTTCGCCGGGAACCGGCAGCTCACGGATCTCGCCACCTCCCTTCGTTCCCGCACCCGTCTCTACGGGATCACGGCTCTCGCGCACGACGGTCGCCTGACGGCTTCGGCGCACGAGCACCACGAGCTCGTGCGCCTGCTCCGCGACGGCGACGGCGACGGCGCCGAAGCGCTGATGCGCAGCCACATCGGGCACGCCAGGTCGCTCTGGGCGACGGGTGGCGAGGGCCGCACGCCAGAGGACTCCGCGACCGCAGACACGCCCCCAGGAGAGGCAACGTGA
- a CDS encoding FAD-binding oxidoreductase translates to MTRTTDVIVIGAGITGCAAAFFAARAGLSVTVLERDLPVSGTTSRCEGNILVSDKELGPELELMQYSLDIWKGELAEFGHLWEFESKGGIIVASRPSSLASLERVMTAQRASGISARELSSDELRELEPHVTDQALGAAFYPEDSQVQPILAAAEMLRLAREAGATLVTRAPVTALLRDGDRVVGARTPSGDFTAAHVVNAAGSWAGDVAALAGVSVPVLPRRGFVMVTEPLPPRVFHKVYAAEYIDNVGSSDEGLQASPVVEGTPAGTILIGSSRERVGFDSTVSTEALRTIAANAIELFPFLERTRIMRQYHGFRPYCPDHLPVIGPDPRAPGLWHACGHEGAGIGLAAGTGKLLAQALSGDDPDMSLVHFRPERFGDGGAQAPIAPTGASTTQTDFEEASA, encoded by the coding sequence GTGACCAGAACCACCGACGTCATCGTCATCGGCGCAGGGATCACCGGCTGCGCCGCCGCGTTCTTCGCAGCCAGGGCAGGACTCTCGGTCACGGTGCTCGAACGCGATCTCCCCGTCAGCGGCACGACGTCGCGCTGTGAGGGGAACATCCTCGTCTCCGACAAGGAGCTCGGCCCCGAGCTCGAACTCATGCAGTACTCGCTCGACATCTGGAAGGGCGAGCTCGCCGAGTTCGGCCATCTCTGGGAGTTCGAGAGCAAGGGCGGCATCATCGTCGCATCGCGGCCGAGCAGTCTCGCGTCACTCGAGCGGGTGATGACGGCCCAGCGCGCCTCGGGCATCTCGGCTCGCGAGCTCTCCTCCGACGAGCTCAGGGAGCTCGAGCCCCACGTGACCGACCAGGCACTCGGCGCCGCGTTCTACCCGGAGGACAGTCAGGTACAACCCATCCTCGCCGCGGCCGAGATGCTCCGGCTCGCGCGCGAAGCGGGCGCCACCCTGGTGACCCGTGCCCCCGTCACCGCCCTGCTGCGCGACGGCGACCGGGTGGTCGGCGCCCGCACCCCGAGCGGCGATTTCACGGCGGCGCACGTCGTCAATGCGGCCGGCAGCTGGGCCGGCGACGTCGCGGCGCTCGCCGGTGTCTCCGTGCCCGTGCTCCCCCGACGCGGCTTCGTCATGGTTACCGAACCGCTGCCGCCACGCGTCTTTCACAAGGTCTACGCCGCCGAGTACATCGACAACGTCGGGAGCTCCGACGAGGGCTTGCAGGCGAGCCCGGTCGTCGAGGGAACTCCCGCCGGCACGATCCTCATCGGCTCGAGCCGCGAGCGCGTCGGCTTCGACAGCACCGTCAGCACCGAAGCGCTCCGCACCATCGCAGCCAACGCGATCGAGCTCTTCCCGTTCCTTGAGCGCACCAGGATCATGCGGCAGTACCACGGGTTCCGTCCCTACTGCCCCGATCACCTGCCCGTCATCGGGCCGGATCCCCGCGCGCCCGGGCTGTGGCACGCCTGCGGGCACGAGGGCGCGGGAATCGGGCTGGCTGCGGGAACCGGGAAGCTCCTCGCGCAGGCGCTGAGCGGCGACGATCCCGACATGTCACTCGTCCACTTCCGACCCGAGCGATTCGGGGACGGCGGGGCCCAGGCTCCCATCGCACCGACCGGCGCATCGACCACCCAGACCGACTTCGAGGAGGCGAGCGCGTGA